The proteins below are encoded in one region of Microbispora sp. NBC_01189:
- a CDS encoding DUF2530 domain-containing protein gives MSERRPDPTPLETRDTLTILTGTVLWAAALVVVLLVVRPADTRLVWTCVAGVGLGVFGLLYVRRRDARVRDTTPASGLSGSESHSP, from the coding sequence GTGAGCGAACGCCGCCCGGACCCGACGCCCCTGGAAACCCGGGATACCCTGACGATCCTGACCGGAACGGTGTTGTGGGCGGCCGCCCTGGTCGTGGTGCTGCTGGTCGTGCGCCCGGCCGACACGCGGCTCGTCTGGACCTGCGTGGCCGGCGTCGGCCTCGGCGTGTTCGGTCTCCTGTACGTCCGCCGCCGCGACGCCCGCGTACGCGACACCACCCCCGCCTCCGGCCTGTCCGGATCGGAGTCGCACAGTCCCTGA
- a CDS encoding TetR/AcrR family transcriptional regulator C-terminal domain-containing protein, which yields MDGSGAGRYQEIAAELRRRIEAGELRPGDRVPSTREIVGRWGVAMATATKVLTELRREGLVRAVPGVGTVVETIVGAGVGTGAGTGSRSSPAGRPGAPAGSRRRGAPDGALTSARITAAAVAVADAEGLGAVSMRRVAAELGVATMSLYRHVADKDALVLRMMEEIFGRMRFPAEPPRDWRGRVELAARLLWATFRRHPWLAPAMSVTRPQPIAAALPFTEWVLTALDGHGLDLGTVFTAYITVFNHVRGTAVNLEVEAEAEALTGMSVDEWMDAQEPAFKAIMAGRRLPMFEALSASGYDFDINELFEFGLQRLLDGIAMLLTDAP from the coding sequence GTGGACGGATCGGGCGCGGGGCGCTACCAGGAGATCGCCGCCGAACTGCGGAGGCGGATCGAGGCGGGCGAGCTCAGGCCGGGCGACCGGGTGCCGTCCACGCGGGAGATCGTCGGGCGATGGGGCGTCGCGATGGCGACCGCGACGAAGGTGCTCACCGAGCTTCGCCGGGAGGGACTTGTCCGCGCCGTGCCCGGCGTCGGCACGGTCGTCGAGACAATCGTCGGCGCAGGCGTCGGCACCGGCGCCGGCACTGGGAGCCGGTCGTCACCCGCCGGGCGGCCGGGTGCGCCGGCCGGTTCCCGGCGGCGGGGTGCCCCGGACGGCGCGCTCACCTCGGCGCGGATCACCGCGGCGGCCGTCGCGGTCGCCGACGCGGAGGGACTCGGGGCGGTCTCCATGCGCCGGGTGGCCGCCGAGCTCGGGGTGGCGACCATGTCCCTCTACCGCCATGTCGCGGACAAGGACGCCCTGGTGCTGCGGATGATGGAGGAGATCTTCGGCCGGATGCGGTTCCCCGCCGAACCGCCCCGAGACTGGCGCGGCCGGGTCGAACTGGCCGCGCGCCTGCTGTGGGCGACGTTCCGCCGGCATCCGTGGCTCGCGCCGGCCATGTCGGTGACGCGGCCCCAGCCGATCGCCGCCGCGCTGCCCTTCACCGAGTGGGTGCTCACCGCTCTCGACGGTCACGGCCTCGACCTGGGGACGGTCTTCACCGCGTACATCACCGTGTTCAACCACGTCCGGGGCACGGCGGTCAATCTGGAGGTGGAGGCGGAGGCCGAGGCGCTCACCGGGATGAGCGTCGACGAGTGGATGGACGCCCAGGAGCCCGCCTTCAAGGCGATCATGGCCGGCCGCCGGCTGCCGATGTTCGAGGCCCTCAGCGCGAGCGGTTACGACTTCGACATCAATGAGCTGTTCGAGTTCGGTCTGCAGCGCCTTCTCGACGGCATCGCGATGCTCCTCACCGACGCTCCCTGA
- a CDS encoding FAD-dependent monooxygenase — protein MQNTDILVSGGGIAGPALAYWLGRAGFTVTVVERAPAPRPGGQTVDLRGAGRTVAARMGLLDRAREIAVEQHGVALVDGKGRFTATLPVDAFGGEGIVSEIEILRGDLADLLYQASLPGTEYLFDDTVTALEQDDDGVTVTFEKSAPRRFGLVVGADGPHSAVRALAFGPEADFVRPLSLYTSWFTTTLPLDLGGWYQMYNAPGGLVVSARPGRLPGEIKAGLSFRSGPIAYDRRDVAAQKRIIADRFAGAGWETPRLLAAMADAPDFFFDPLGQVRLDRWSRGRVALLGDAGYCATPLTGLGTSLALVGAYVLAGELAAAGDHRVALRGYERVMRPYVTEAQKLPPGGAGGFAPSTALAIRLRAASMRSMTRWPMRGILAAQFAKAGNITLPDYPLPAMR, from the coding sequence ATGCAGAACACCGACATCCTCGTCTCCGGCGGCGGCATCGCCGGGCCCGCACTGGCGTACTGGCTGGGCCGGGCGGGTTTCACCGTCACTGTCGTCGAGCGCGCGCCCGCGCCCCGCCCGGGCGGCCAGACCGTGGACCTGCGCGGCGCGGGCCGCACCGTGGCCGCCCGGATGGGCCTGCTCGACCGCGCGCGGGAGATCGCCGTCGAACAGCACGGCGTCGCCCTGGTCGACGGGAAGGGCCGCTTCACGGCCACCCTCCCGGTCGACGCCTTCGGCGGCGAGGGGATCGTCTCCGAGATCGAGATCCTCCGCGGCGACCTGGCCGATCTCCTCTACCAGGCGTCCCTCCCCGGCACCGAGTATCTGTTCGACGACACCGTCACCGCCCTGGAGCAGGACGACGACGGGGTGACCGTCACCTTCGAGAAGTCCGCGCCGCGCCGGTTCGGGCTGGTCGTCGGCGCGGACGGGCCGCACTCGGCCGTACGCGCGCTGGCCTTCGGCCCGGAGGCGGACTTCGTCCGCCCGCTCAGCCTCTACACCTCGTGGTTCACCACCACGCTGCCGCTGGACCTCGGCGGCTGGTACCAGATGTACAACGCCCCGGGCGGCCTTGTCGTCTCGGCGCGGCCGGGCCGGCTGCCCGGGGAGATCAAGGCAGGCCTGAGCTTCCGGTCGGGGCCGATCGCCTACGACCGGCGCGACGTCGCCGCGCAGAAGCGGATCATCGCCGACCGCTTCGCGGGCGCCGGATGGGAGACCCCGCGACTGCTGGCGGCGATGGCCGACGCGCCGGACTTCTTCTTCGACCCCCTGGGACAGGTGCGCCTCGACCGGTGGTCACGCGGCCGGGTGGCGCTGCTCGGCGACGCGGGCTACTGCGCCACGCCGCTGACCGGCCTCGGCACCAGCCTCGCCCTGGTCGGGGCGTACGTCCTGGCCGGCGAACTGGCCGCGGCCGGCGACCACCGGGTCGCGCTGCGCGGCTACGAACGGGTCATGCGGCCCTACGTGACGGAGGCGCAGAAACTGCCGCCCGGCGGCGCCGGCGGCTTCGCGCCCTCCACCGCGCTCGCGATCCGGCTACGGGCCGCCTCGATGCGGTCCATGACCCGCTGGCCCATGCGCGGCATCCTGGCCGCCCAGTTCGCCAAGGCCGGCAACATCACCCTCCCCGACTACCCCCTCCCCGCCATGCGGTGA
- a CDS encoding sacsin N-terminal ATP-binding-like domain-containing protein, which yields MFDTARLRDTVLAAWAASPARFREDANAEEDFALGGYRDRLVVELAQNAADAALRAGVPGRLRLTLADGVLLAANTGAPLDEDGVEGLSTLRVSGKKDETGAAGRFGVGFAAVVSVTDEPSVASRLPSGELRGVRWSRAETAALVAATPALVGELKGREGHVPLLRLPFGDDAPGVPEGYDTLVRLPLRDQAAEEAVRRMLEEAGPALPLSMPALETVEIEVDGRSRTISAEGWHVVAESGTFTPAQVTELFADRPTEERARPYWEVRWAVPAGRPAGGHDGGRDGGRDGVPRVVHAPTPSDEPLDLPALLIASFPMTTDRRHVAPGPLTDFLVARAAEAYVRLLGELPATPALLDLVPGLMASGALDAAIRREIITALPDTPLLPSISGDADGVIPGGVIPGGVIPGNEARAVEGPAEFLAKIAGIVPGLLPAGWASRHPALTTLGVRRVEPADVVDMLSGEAVEDKDPAWWRSLYEALPADDPEAIGAIPVPLADGRLVRGPRGTLVLSPDGGTASSGASSTLSSGVLPRVAGGGPSGPGSLDPALLAPLGLRIVHPDAVHPLLLRLGAAEATPRTVLEDPLTHAAVAESLNSADPEPVSQAVLALVDAAGLTAGEAPWLAELALRGADGERYAAGELLLAQGSLAGLIDPEVPFGVAAPDLVEKYGPHVLAATGVLDGFAVVNDSDVLLDPAECDHDLDLEDEWLEAVLDLLPDLDVPPVVREFTAVRDLEYVADWPNALALLSRPPLRAALRPMRVLAAGETVEVPSYTAWWLSRHPVLGGRRPVELRLPTGDPLLFGLYAEAPAGIDEDALTMMGVRSTLAGLLDARGGPEELLDLLADASLEVDRAQLRSLWIALAAVDPDRVGPPEAVRAVRKGMVAVADVEDGPVVVEAPDLLPLVEDRPLVLAPFDLAEALSDVLDLPLAGETVTGVVTSHGAEKPVPPEVRSLLPGAPATYVEHDELLVDGTPVPWRFSEGVVHATGVEGLARGLAWASGQWGDRLAVAALLRDPARVPLLLAEADLDPVTSL from the coding sequence ATGTTCGATACCGCGCGCCTACGTGACACGGTTCTCGCGGCCTGGGCGGCCTCGCCCGCCCGCTTCCGCGAGGACGCCAACGCCGAGGAGGACTTCGCCCTCGGCGGCTACCGCGACCGGCTGGTCGTGGAGCTCGCCCAGAACGCCGCCGACGCGGCGCTGCGGGCGGGCGTGCCGGGCCGTCTGCGGCTGACGCTCGCCGACGGCGTGCTGCTCGCCGCCAACACCGGCGCTCCGCTCGACGAGGACGGCGTCGAGGGCCTGAGCACGCTGCGGGTCTCCGGCAAGAAGGACGAGACGGGAGCGGCCGGACGGTTCGGCGTCGGCTTCGCCGCCGTGGTGTCGGTGACCGACGAGCCGTCGGTCGCCTCCCGGCTGCCGTCCGGCGAGCTCCGGGGAGTGCGCTGGTCGCGGGCGGAGACCGCCGCGCTGGTCGCCGCCACGCCGGCGCTCGTCGGGGAGCTGAAGGGCCGCGAGGGCCACGTCCCGCTGCTGCGGCTGCCGTTCGGCGACGACGCCCCGGGCGTCCCCGAGGGCTACGACACGCTCGTCCGGCTGCCGCTGCGCGACCAGGCCGCCGAGGAGGCCGTACGGCGGATGCTGGAGGAGGCCGGACCGGCGCTGCCGCTGTCGATGCCGGCGCTGGAGACCGTCGAGATCGAGGTCGACGGGCGGAGCCGCACGATCTCGGCCGAGGGCTGGCACGTGGTCGCCGAGTCGGGCACGTTCACCCCCGCGCAGGTGACCGAACTGTTCGCCGACCGGCCGACCGAGGAGCGGGCCCGGCCCTACTGGGAGGTCCGCTGGGCCGTCCCCGCCGGCCGCCCCGCCGGTGGCCACGACGGTGGTCGCGACGGTGGTCGCGACGGCGTCCCCCGGGTGGTCCACGCGCCGACGCCGAGCGACGAGCCGCTCGACCTGCCCGCGCTGCTGATCGCGTCGTTCCCGATGACCACCGACCGGCGGCACGTCGCGCCGGGGCCGCTCACCGATTTCCTGGTCGCCAGGGCCGCCGAGGCGTACGTGCGGCTGCTGGGGGAGCTTCCGGCCACCCCCGCACTGCTTGATCTCGTCCCCGGCCTCATGGCCAGCGGCGCGCTCGACGCGGCGATCAGGCGGGAGATCATCACGGCGCTGCCGGACACGCCGCTGCTGCCGTCGATCTCCGGCGACGCCGACGGCGTCATTCCGGGCGGCGTCATCCCGGGCGGCGTCATCCCGGGCAACGAGGCGCGGGCGGTCGAGGGCCCGGCCGAGTTCCTGGCGAAGATCGCCGGCATCGTCCCCGGGCTGTTGCCCGCCGGATGGGCCTCCCGGCATCCGGCCCTGACCACGCTCGGCGTACGCCGGGTCGAGCCGGCCGACGTCGTGGACATGCTGTCCGGCGAGGCCGTCGAGGACAAGGACCCGGCGTGGTGGCGGTCGCTGTACGAGGCGCTGCCCGCCGACGACCCGGAGGCGATCGGGGCGATCCCCGTGCCGCTCGCCGACGGCCGCCTGGTGCGCGGCCCGCGCGGCACACTGGTGCTGTCGCCGGACGGCGGCACCGCCTCGTCCGGCGCCTCGTCCACCCTCTCGTCCGGTGTCTTGCCCCGCGTTGCGGGCGGCGGGCCGTCCGGCCCGGGCTCACTGGACCCCGCCCTGCTGGCCCCACTCGGGCTGCGGATCGTCCACCCCGACGCCGTCCATCCGCTGCTGCTGCGGCTGGGCGCGGCCGAGGCGACTCCGCGTACGGTGCTGGAGGACCCGCTCACCCATGCGGCGGTGGCCGAGTCGCTGAACAGCGCCGACCCCGAGCCGGTGTCCCAGGCCGTGCTGGCCCTGGTGGACGCGGCGGGCCTGACGGCGGGAGAGGCGCCCTGGCTGGCCGAGCTGGCCCTGCGCGGCGCGGACGGCGAGCGGTACGCCGCGGGTGAGCTGCTGCTGGCCCAGGGATCGCTGGCCGGCCTGATCGACCCGGAGGTGCCGTTCGGCGTCGCCGCGCCCGACCTGGTCGAGAAGTACGGGCCGCACGTGCTCGCGGCGACCGGGGTGCTCGACGGCTTCGCCGTGGTCAACGACTCCGACGTGCTGCTCGACCCCGCCGAGTGCGACCACGATCTCGATCTCGAGGACGAGTGGCTGGAGGCGGTGCTCGACCTGCTGCCGGACCTTGACGTCCCCCCGGTGGTCCGGGAGTTCACCGCCGTACGCGACCTGGAGTACGTCGCCGACTGGCCGAACGCGCTCGCGCTGCTGTCGCGGCCGCCGCTGCGCGCCGCGCTGCGGCCGATGCGGGTGCTCGCGGCGGGGGAGACCGTCGAGGTGCCGTCGTACACCGCCTGGTGGCTGTCGCGGCACCCGGTGCTCGGCGGGCGCAGGCCGGTCGAGCTGCGGCTCCCGACGGGCGACCCGCTGCTGTTCGGCCTGTACGCCGAGGCGCCGGCGGGGATCGACGAGGACGCGCTCACGATGATGGGCGTCCGGTCGACCCTGGCCGGGCTGCTGGACGCGCGCGGCGGCCCCGAGGAGCTGCTCGACCTGCTGGCCGACGCGTCCCTGGAGGTGGACCGCGCCCAACTTCGGTCGCTGTGGATCGCGCTCGCCGCCGTCGACCCGGACCGCGTCGGCCCGCCGGAGGCCGTACGGGCCGTGCGGAAGGGCATGGTCGCGGTCGCGGACGTCGAGGACGGCCCGGTCGTGGTGGAGGCGCCCGACCTGCTGCCCCTGGTGGAGGACCGCCCGCTGGTGCTGGCGCCGTTCGACCTCGCCGAGGCGTTGTCGGACGTGCTCGACCTGCCGCTGGCCGGAGAGACGGTCACAGGCGTGGTCACCTCGCACGGCGCGGAGAAGCCGGTGCCGCCCGAGGTGCGCTCACTGCTGCCCGGCGCCCCCGCGACGTACGTCGAGCACGATGAGCTTCTCGTGGACGGCACCCCGGTGCCGTGGCGGTTCTCCGAGGGCGTGGTCCACGCCACCGGTGTCGAGGGGCTGGCGCGAGGCCTGGCCTGGGCGTCCGGCCAGTGGGGCGACCGCCTCGCCGTCGCCGCGCTGCTGCGCGACCCGGCCCGGGTCCCCCTCCTCCTCGCCGAGGCCGATCTCGACCCCGTCACCTCCCTCTGA
- a CDS encoding DUF3027 domain-containing protein, producing MSRTRIRSTPVDQACAAAVGLARGAAEEIARPGEVGEHLGFDNEGDRVVTHYFECLDHAYLGWRWAVTVTRASRARVVTVSETVLLPGARALLAPRWVPWNERLLPGDLGVGDLLPAEADDDRLVPGFASPDEEIDAQAVFELGLGRARVLSALGRDLAAHRWRSGEPGPHAPIAHAAPAQCSTCGFYWPLAGTLGLGFGVCANEYAPDDGRVVSADHGCGAHSEATTVPSMVTDAAPPILDDHDLGYDPIESGSADEASSAPLGNA from the coding sequence TGCGGCGGCGGTCGGCCTCGCCCGCGGCGCGGCGGAGGAGATCGCGCGCCCGGGGGAGGTGGGAGAGCACCTGGGCTTCGACAACGAAGGCGACCGGGTCGTCACCCACTACTTCGAGTGCCTTGACCACGCCTACCTGGGCTGGCGCTGGGCGGTCACCGTCACCCGCGCCTCCCGCGCCCGCGTGGTGACCGTGAGCGAGACCGTGCTCCTGCCCGGAGCCCGCGCGCTGCTCGCCCCCCGCTGGGTGCCGTGGAACGAGCGGCTGCTCCCCGGCGACCTCGGCGTGGGCGATCTGCTGCCGGCCGAGGCCGACGACGACCGGCTCGTGCCGGGGTTCGCCTCCCCGGACGAGGAGATCGACGCGCAGGCCGTCTTCGAGCTCGGCCTGGGCCGGGCCCGCGTCCTGTCGGCCCTCGGCCGTGACCTCGCCGCGCACCGCTGGCGGTCCGGCGAGCCGGGCCCGCACGCCCCGATCGCGCACGCCGCACCCGCGCAATGCTCGACCTGCGGCTTCTACTGGCCGCTCGCCGGGACGCTGGGCCTGGGCTTCGGCGTCTGCGCCAACGAGTACGCGCCGGACGACGGCCGGGTGGTGTCGGCCGACCACGGCTGCGGCGCCCACTCCGAGGCGACCACCGTGCCCTCGATGGTCACGGACGCGGCGCCGCCGATCCTGGACGACCACGACCTGGGATATGACCCGATCGAGTCCGGCTCCGCCGACGAGGCGAGCTCCGCACCCTTGGGCAACGCCTGA